The Megachile rotundata isolate GNS110a chromosome 11, iyMegRotu1, whole genome shotgun sequence genome includes a region encoding these proteins:
- the Actn gene encoding alpha actinin isoform X2, with protein sequence MNDMEAYGDGYMEPEEEWEREGLLDPAWEKQQKKTFTAWCNSHLRKAGTAIESIEEDFRNGLKLMLLLEVISGETLPKPDRGKMRFHKIANVNKALDYIASKGVKLVSIGAEEIVDGNLKMTLGMIWTIILRFAIQDISVEEMTAKEGLLLWCQRKTAPYKNVNVQNFHLSFKDGLAFCALIHRHRPDLIDYNKLSKDNPLENLNTAFDVAEKYLDIPRMLDPDDMRTTAKPDERAVMTYVSSYYHCFSGAQKAETAANRICKVLKVNQENERLMEEYERLASDLLEWIRRTMPWLASRQTDNSLAGCQKKLEEYRTYRRKHKPPRVEQKAKLETNFNTLQTKLRLSNRPAYMPTEGKMVSDINKAWKGLELAEKSFEEWLLSEMMRLERLEHLAQKFKHKADAHEEWTAGKEEMLTSQHFRQCKLNELKALKKKHEAFESDLAAHQDRVEQIAAIAQELNTLEYHDSASVNARCQRICDQWDRLGTLTQRRRQALDEAERILEKIDVLHLEFAKRAAPFNNWLDGTREDLVDMFIVHTMEEIQGLMDAHAAFKATLGEADKEYNAIVGLVREVESIVKQFQIPGGLENPYTTLTALDLTKKWSDVRQLVPQRDGTLQAELRKQQNNELLRRQFAEKANAVGPWIERQLDAVTAIGLGLQGTLEDQLHRLKEYEQAVYQYKAHLEELEKIHQAVQEGMIFENRYTQYTMETLRVGWEQLLTSINRNINEVENQILTRDSKGITQEQLNEFRSSFNHFDKNRTGRLAPDEFKSCLVSLGYSIGKDRQGDIDFQRILAIVDPNNSGYVHFDAFLDFMTRESTDTDTAEQVIDSFRILAGDKPYILPDELRRELPPDQAEYCIQRMPPYKGPNGIPGALDYRSFSTALYGESDL encoded by the exons ACATTCACAGCATGGTGTAATTCGCATCTTCGTAAAGCAGGGACCGCCATCGAATCGATCGAGGAAGACTTTAGAAACGGGCTGAAGCTGATGTTGCTGCTCGAGGTGATTTCAGGAGAGACGCTTCCAAAACCGGACAGAGGCAAAATGAGATTCCACAAGATCGCGAACGTGAACAAAGCCCTCGATTACATCGCCAGCAAAGGCGTGAAGCTGGTGTCCATAGGAGCAGAgg AAATCGTGGATGGAAATCTGAAGATGACACTGGGTATGATCTGGACCATCATTCTGAGATTCGCCATTCAGGACATCTCCGTGGAGGAGATGACAGCGAAGGAAGGTCTCCTGCTGTGGTGTCAACGTAAAACAGCACCGTACAAGAACGTGAACGTTCAGAACTTCCACCTGTCGTTCAAGGATGGCTTGGCGTTTTGCGCTCTCATTCATCGTCATCGTCCCGACCTCATCGATTACAATAAACTTAGCAAGGATAATCCTCTAGAGAATTTGAACACTGCCTTTGACGTTGCTGAGAAATATCTCGACATTCCTCGTATGTTAGATCCCGACG ATATGCGAACCACAGCAAAGCCTGACGAGAGGGCTGTGATGACCTACGTTTCTTCCTACTACCACTGCTTTAGCGGTGCGCAGAAG GCAGAAACAGCCGCGAATAGAATTTGCAAGGTTCTGAAGGTGAACCAGGAGAATGAGAGGCTCATGGAAGAGTACGAGCGCTTGGCTTCCGATTTGCTGGAGTGGATACGGAGAACTATGCCCTGGCTGGCTAGTCGTCAGACCGATAACTCCCTAGCCGGGTGTCAAAAGAAGCTGGAGGAGTATCGAACGTATCGCCGTAAGCACAAGCCTCCACGAGTGGAGCAGAAGGCCAAACTCGAAACGAACTTCAACACTCTACAAACGAAGTTAAGACTGAGCAATCGACCTGCCTACATGCCAACGGAGGGCAAAATGGTCTCCGACATTAACAAAGCGTGGAAAG GTCTGGAGCTGGCTGAGAAATCGTTCGAAGAATGGCTGTTGTCGGAAATGATGCGTCTCGAACGTCTGGAGCATCTGGCTCAGAAGTTCAAGCACAAAGCCGACGCTCACGAGGAGTGGACCGCAGGAAAGGAAGAGATGCTTACGTCGCAGCACTTCCGACAGTGTAAACTGAACGAGCTGAAGGCCTTGAAGAAGAAACACGAGGCCTTCGAATCCGATCTTGCGGCTCATCAAGATCGCGTGGAACAGATAGCTGCTATCGCTCAGGAACTCAA CACCTTGGAGTATCACGATAGCGCGTCCGTTAACGCCAGATGCCAACGAATCTGCGATCAGTGGGATCGTCTGGGTACCTTAACTCAACGCAGACGTCAAGCGTTGGATGAAGCGGAGCGCATCCTCGAGAAGATCGATGTCTTACATCTGGAATTCGCCAAACGAGCTGCT CCATTCAACAATTGGTTGGACGGAACCCGGGAGGATCTGGTCGACATGTTTATCGTGCATACGATGGAGGAGATTCAGGGATTGATGGATGCTCATGCCGCGTTCAAGGCTACTCTCGGAGAAGCCGATAAAGAGTACAACGCGATCGTAGGATTAGTGCGCGAAGTAGAATCCATTGTTAAACAGTTCCAGATTCCTGGTGGTCTTGAGAATCCGTATACCACCCTCACCGCATTG GACCTCACAAAGAAGTGGAGCGACGTCAGGCAACTCGTGCCACAACGTGACGGTACATTGCAAGCGGAACTTCGCAAACAGCAGA ACAACGAACTACTTCGCCGACAATTCGCTGAGAAGGCTAACGCTGTTGGGCCATGGATAGAGCGTCAGTTAGACGCGGTTACAGCCATTGGTCTTGGTCTTCAG GGTACACTGGAAGATCAGTTGCACCGTCTGAAGGAGTACGAGCAGGCGGTCTACCAATACAAAGCTCACCTTGAAGAACTGGAGAAGATTCACCAAGCTGTCCAGGAAGGCATGATATTCGAGAACCGATACACTCAGTACACGATGGAGACGTTACGAGTCGGCTGGGAACAGCTTCTGACTTCGATAAACCGTAACATTAACGAAGTTGAAAATCAAATTCTTACCAGAGACTCCAAG GGTATTACGCAAGAGCAACTGAACGAATTCCGTAGCAGCTTCAACCACTTCGACAAGAATCGTACGGGCAGATTAGCTCCCGACGAATTCAAATCCTGCCTTGTTTCTCTGGGTTACTCGATTGGAAAGGACAGGCAAGGTGACATCGACTTCCAACGCATTTTGGCTATCGTTGATCCAAATAACTCTGGTTACGTACACTTTGACGCGTTCTTGGACTTTATGACGCGCGAGTCGACGGACACCGACACGGCAGAACAAGTCATCGACAGCTTCCGTATTTTGGCCGGAGACAAG CCGTACATATTGCCAGACGAGTTGAGGAGAGAATTGCCACCCGACCAAGCCGAATACTGCATTCAACGAATGCCTCCTTACAAAGGACCGAACGGAATACCCGGGGCATTAGATTATCGTTCTTTCTCTACCGCCCTGTACGGTGAATCGGATCTGTAA
- the Actn gene encoding alpha actinin isoform X1: MNDMEAYGDGYMEPEEEWEREGLLDPAWEKQQKKTFTAWCNSHLRKAGTAIESIEEDFRNGLKLMLLLEVISGETLPKPDRGKMRFHKIANVNKALDYIASKGVKLVSIGAEEIVDGNLKMTLGMIWTIILRFAIQDISVEEMTAKEGLLLWCQRKTAPYKNVNVQNFHLSFKDGLAFCALIHRHRPDLIDYNKLSKDNPLENLNTAFDVAEKYLDIPRMLDPDDLINTPKPDERAIMTYVSCYYHAFQGAQQAETAANRICKVLKVNQENERLMEEYERLASDLLEWIRRTMPWLASRQTDNSLAGCQKKLEEYRTYRRKHKPPRVEQKAKLETNFNTLQTKLRLSNRPAYMPTEGKMVSDINKAWKGLELAEKSFEEWLLSEMMRLERLEHLAQKFKHKADAHEEWTAGKEEMLTSQHFRQCKLNELKALKKKHEAFESDLAAHQDRVEQIAAIAQELNTLEYHDSASVNARCQRICDQWDRLGTLTQRRRQALDEAERILEKIDVLHLEFAKRAAPFNNWLDGTREDLVDMFIVHTMEEIQGLMDAHAAFKATLGEADKEYNAIVGLVREVESIVKQFQIPGGLENPYTTLTALDLTKKWSDVRQLVPQRDGTLQAELRKQQNNELLRRQFAEKANAVGPWIERQLDAVTAIGLGLQGTLEDQLHRLKEYEQAVYQYKAHLEELEKIHQAVQEGMIFENRYTQYTMETLRVGWEQLLTSINRNINEVENQILTRDSKGITQEQLNEFRSSFNHFDKNRTGRLAPDEFKSCLVSLGYSIGKDRQGDIDFQRILAIVDPNNSGYVHFDAFLDFMTRESTDTDTAEQVIDSFRILAGDKPYILPDELRRELPPDQAEYCIQRMPPYKGPNGIPGALDYRSFSTALYGESDL, from the exons ACATTCACAGCATGGTGTAATTCGCATCTTCGTAAAGCAGGGACCGCCATCGAATCGATCGAGGAAGACTTTAGAAACGGGCTGAAGCTGATGTTGCTGCTCGAGGTGATTTCAGGAGAGACGCTTCCAAAACCGGACAGAGGCAAAATGAGATTCCACAAGATCGCGAACGTGAACAAAGCCCTCGATTACATCGCCAGCAAAGGCGTGAAGCTGGTGTCCATAGGAGCAGAgg AAATCGTGGATGGAAATCTGAAGATGACACTGGGTATGATCTGGACCATCATTCTGAGATTCGCCATTCAGGACATCTCCGTGGAGGAGATGACAGCGAAGGAAGGTCTCCTGCTGTGGTGTCAACGTAAAACAGCACCGTACAAGAACGTGAACGTTCAGAACTTCCACCTGTCGTTCAAGGATGGCTTGGCGTTTTGCGCTCTCATTCATCGTCATCGTCCCGACCTCATCGATTACAATAAACTTAGCAAGGATAATCCTCTAGAGAATTTGAACACTGCCTTTGACGTTGCTGAGAAATATCTCGACATTCCTCGTATGTTAGATCCCGACG ATTTGATCAACACACCCAAGCCAGACGAGCGTGCAATCATGACGTACGTGTCCTGctactaccacgcgttccaaGGTGCTCAGCAG GCAGAAACAGCCGCGAATAGAATTTGCAAGGTTCTGAAGGTGAACCAGGAGAATGAGAGGCTCATGGAAGAGTACGAGCGCTTGGCTTCCGATTTGCTGGAGTGGATACGGAGAACTATGCCCTGGCTGGCTAGTCGTCAGACCGATAACTCCCTAGCCGGGTGTCAAAAGAAGCTGGAGGAGTATCGAACGTATCGCCGTAAGCACAAGCCTCCACGAGTGGAGCAGAAGGCCAAACTCGAAACGAACTTCAACACTCTACAAACGAAGTTAAGACTGAGCAATCGACCTGCCTACATGCCAACGGAGGGCAAAATGGTCTCCGACATTAACAAAGCGTGGAAAG GTCTGGAGCTGGCTGAGAAATCGTTCGAAGAATGGCTGTTGTCGGAAATGATGCGTCTCGAACGTCTGGAGCATCTGGCTCAGAAGTTCAAGCACAAAGCCGACGCTCACGAGGAGTGGACCGCAGGAAAGGAAGAGATGCTTACGTCGCAGCACTTCCGACAGTGTAAACTGAACGAGCTGAAGGCCTTGAAGAAGAAACACGAGGCCTTCGAATCCGATCTTGCGGCTCATCAAGATCGCGTGGAACAGATAGCTGCTATCGCTCAGGAACTCAA CACCTTGGAGTATCACGATAGCGCGTCCGTTAACGCCAGATGCCAACGAATCTGCGATCAGTGGGATCGTCTGGGTACCTTAACTCAACGCAGACGTCAAGCGTTGGATGAAGCGGAGCGCATCCTCGAGAAGATCGATGTCTTACATCTGGAATTCGCCAAACGAGCTGCT CCATTCAACAATTGGTTGGACGGAACCCGGGAGGATCTGGTCGACATGTTTATCGTGCATACGATGGAGGAGATTCAGGGATTGATGGATGCTCATGCCGCGTTCAAGGCTACTCTCGGAGAAGCCGATAAAGAGTACAACGCGATCGTAGGATTAGTGCGCGAAGTAGAATCCATTGTTAAACAGTTCCAGATTCCTGGTGGTCTTGAGAATCCGTATACCACCCTCACCGCATTG GACCTCACAAAGAAGTGGAGCGACGTCAGGCAACTCGTGCCACAACGTGACGGTACATTGCAAGCGGAACTTCGCAAACAGCAGA ACAACGAACTACTTCGCCGACAATTCGCTGAGAAGGCTAACGCTGTTGGGCCATGGATAGAGCGTCAGTTAGACGCGGTTACAGCCATTGGTCTTGGTCTTCAG GGTACACTGGAAGATCAGTTGCACCGTCTGAAGGAGTACGAGCAGGCGGTCTACCAATACAAAGCTCACCTTGAAGAACTGGAGAAGATTCACCAAGCTGTCCAGGAAGGCATGATATTCGAGAACCGATACACTCAGTACACGATGGAGACGTTACGAGTCGGCTGGGAACAGCTTCTGACTTCGATAAACCGTAACATTAACGAAGTTGAAAATCAAATTCTTACCAGAGACTCCAAG GGTATTACGCAAGAGCAACTGAACGAATTCCGTAGCAGCTTCAACCACTTCGACAAGAATCGTACGGGCAGATTAGCTCCCGACGAATTCAAATCCTGCCTTGTTTCTCTGGGTTACTCGATTGGAAAGGACAGGCAAGGTGACATCGACTTCCAACGCATTTTGGCTATCGTTGATCCAAATAACTCTGGTTACGTACACTTTGACGCGTTCTTGGACTTTATGACGCGCGAGTCGACGGACACCGACACGGCAGAACAAGTCATCGACAGCTTCCGTATTTTGGCCGGAGACAAG CCGTACATATTGCCAGACGAGTTGAGGAGAGAATTGCCACCCGACCAAGCCGAATACTGCATTCAACGAATGCCTCCTTACAAAGGACCGAACGGAATACCCGGGGCATTAGATTATCGTTCTTTCTCTACCGCCCTGTACGGTGAATCGGATCTGTAA
- the Actn gene encoding alpha actinin isoform X3: MLLLEVISGETLPKPDRGKMRFHKIANVNKALDYIASKGVKLVSIGAEEIVDGNLKMTLGMIWTIILRFAIQDISVEEMTAKEGLLLWCQRKTAPYKNVNVQNFHLSFKDGLAFCALIHRHRPDLIDYNKLSKDNPLENLNTAFDVAEKYLDIPRMLDPDDLINTPKPDERAIMTYVSCYYHAFQGAQQAETAANRICKVLKVNQENERLMEEYERLASDLLEWIRRTMPWLASRQTDNSLAGCQKKLEEYRTYRRKHKPPRVEQKAKLETNFNTLQTKLRLSNRPAYMPTEGKMVSDINKAWKGLELAEKSFEEWLLSEMMRLERLEHLAQKFKHKADAHEEWTAGKEEMLTSQHFRQCKLNELKALKKKHEAFESDLAAHQDRVEQIAAIAQELNTLEYHDSASVNARCQRICDQWDRLGTLTQRRRQALDEAERILEKIDVLHLEFAKRAAPFNNWLDGTREDLVDMFIVHTMEEIQGLMDAHAAFKATLGEADKEYNAIVGLVREVESIVKQFQIPGGLENPYTTLTALDLTKKWSDVRQLVPQRDGTLQAELRKQQNNELLRRQFAEKANAVGPWIERQLDAVTAIGLGLQGTLEDQLHRLKEYEQAVYQYKAHLEELEKIHQAVQEGMIFENRYTQYTMETLRVGWEQLLTSINRNINEVENQILTRDSKGITQEQLNEFRSSFNHFDKNRTGRLAPDEFKSCLVSLGYSIGKDRQGDIDFQRILAIVDPNNSGYVHFDAFLDFMTRESTDTDTAEQVIDSFRILAGDKPYILPDELRRELPPDQAEYCIQRMPPYKGPNGIPGALDYRSFSTALYGESDL, encoded by the exons ATGTTGCTGCTCGAGGTGATTTCAGGAGAGACGCTTCCAAAACCGGACAGAGGCAAAATGAGATTCCACAAGATCGCGAACGTGAACAAAGCCCTCGATTACATCGCCAGCAAAGGCGTGAAGCTGGTGTCCATAGGAGCAGAgg AAATCGTGGATGGAAATCTGAAGATGACACTGGGTATGATCTGGACCATCATTCTGAGATTCGCCATTCAGGACATCTCCGTGGAGGAGATGACAGCGAAGGAAGGTCTCCTGCTGTGGTGTCAACGTAAAACAGCACCGTACAAGAACGTGAACGTTCAGAACTTCCACCTGTCGTTCAAGGATGGCTTGGCGTTTTGCGCTCTCATTCATCGTCATCGTCCCGACCTCATCGATTACAATAAACTTAGCAAGGATAATCCTCTAGAGAATTTGAACACTGCCTTTGACGTTGCTGAGAAATATCTCGACATTCCTCGTATGTTAGATCCCGACG ATTTGATCAACACACCCAAGCCAGACGAGCGTGCAATCATGACGTACGTGTCCTGctactaccacgcgttccaaGGTGCTCAGCAG GCAGAAACAGCCGCGAATAGAATTTGCAAGGTTCTGAAGGTGAACCAGGAGAATGAGAGGCTCATGGAAGAGTACGAGCGCTTGGCTTCCGATTTGCTGGAGTGGATACGGAGAACTATGCCCTGGCTGGCTAGTCGTCAGACCGATAACTCCCTAGCCGGGTGTCAAAAGAAGCTGGAGGAGTATCGAACGTATCGCCGTAAGCACAAGCCTCCACGAGTGGAGCAGAAGGCCAAACTCGAAACGAACTTCAACACTCTACAAACGAAGTTAAGACTGAGCAATCGACCTGCCTACATGCCAACGGAGGGCAAAATGGTCTCCGACATTAACAAAGCGTGGAAAG GTCTGGAGCTGGCTGAGAAATCGTTCGAAGAATGGCTGTTGTCGGAAATGATGCGTCTCGAACGTCTGGAGCATCTGGCTCAGAAGTTCAAGCACAAAGCCGACGCTCACGAGGAGTGGACCGCAGGAAAGGAAGAGATGCTTACGTCGCAGCACTTCCGACAGTGTAAACTGAACGAGCTGAAGGCCTTGAAGAAGAAACACGAGGCCTTCGAATCCGATCTTGCGGCTCATCAAGATCGCGTGGAACAGATAGCTGCTATCGCTCAGGAACTCAA CACCTTGGAGTATCACGATAGCGCGTCCGTTAACGCCAGATGCCAACGAATCTGCGATCAGTGGGATCGTCTGGGTACCTTAACTCAACGCAGACGTCAAGCGTTGGATGAAGCGGAGCGCATCCTCGAGAAGATCGATGTCTTACATCTGGAATTCGCCAAACGAGCTGCT CCATTCAACAATTGGTTGGACGGAACCCGGGAGGATCTGGTCGACATGTTTATCGTGCATACGATGGAGGAGATTCAGGGATTGATGGATGCTCATGCCGCGTTCAAGGCTACTCTCGGAGAAGCCGATAAAGAGTACAACGCGATCGTAGGATTAGTGCGCGAAGTAGAATCCATTGTTAAACAGTTCCAGATTCCTGGTGGTCTTGAGAATCCGTATACCACCCTCACCGCATTG GACCTCACAAAGAAGTGGAGCGACGTCAGGCAACTCGTGCCACAACGTGACGGTACATTGCAAGCGGAACTTCGCAAACAGCAGA ACAACGAACTACTTCGCCGACAATTCGCTGAGAAGGCTAACGCTGTTGGGCCATGGATAGAGCGTCAGTTAGACGCGGTTACAGCCATTGGTCTTGGTCTTCAG GGTACACTGGAAGATCAGTTGCACCGTCTGAAGGAGTACGAGCAGGCGGTCTACCAATACAAAGCTCACCTTGAAGAACTGGAGAAGATTCACCAAGCTGTCCAGGAAGGCATGATATTCGAGAACCGATACACTCAGTACACGATGGAGACGTTACGAGTCGGCTGGGAACAGCTTCTGACTTCGATAAACCGTAACATTAACGAAGTTGAAAATCAAATTCTTACCAGAGACTCCAAG GGTATTACGCAAGAGCAACTGAACGAATTCCGTAGCAGCTTCAACCACTTCGACAAGAATCGTACGGGCAGATTAGCTCCCGACGAATTCAAATCCTGCCTTGTTTCTCTGGGTTACTCGATTGGAAAGGACAGGCAAGGTGACATCGACTTCCAACGCATTTTGGCTATCGTTGATCCAAATAACTCTGGTTACGTACACTTTGACGCGTTCTTGGACTTTATGACGCGCGAGTCGACGGACACCGACACGGCAGAACAAGTCATCGACAGCTTCCGTATTTTGGCCGGAGACAAG CCGTACATATTGCCAGACGAGTTGAGGAGAGAATTGCCACCCGACCAAGCCGAATACTGCATTCAACGAATGCCTCCTTACAAAGGACCGAACGGAATACCCGGGGCATTAGATTATCGTTCTTTCTCTACCGCCCTGTACGGTGAATCGGATCTGTAA
- the Actn gene encoding alpha actinin isoform X4, which yields MNDMEAYGDGYMEPEEEWEREGLLDPAWEKQQKKTFTAWCNSHLRKAGTAIESIEEDFRNGLKLMLLLEVISGETLPKPDRGKMRFHKIANVNKALDYIASKGVKLVSIGAEEIVDGNLKMTLGMIWTIILRFAIQDISVEEMTAKEGLLLWCQRKTAPYKNVNVQNFHLSFKDGLAFCALIHRHRPDLIDYNKLSKDNPLENLNTAFDVAEKYLDIPRMLDPDDLINTPKPDERAIMTYVSCYYHAFQGAQQVNMRTTAKPDERAVMTYVSSYYHCFSGAQKAETAANRICKVLKVNQENERLMEEYERLASDLLEWIRRTMPWLASRQTDNSLAGCQKKLEEYRTYRRKHKPPRVEQKAKLETNFNTLQTKLRLSNRPAYMPTEGKMVSDINKAWKGLELAEKSFEEWLLSEMMRLERLEHLAQKFKHKADAHEEWTAGKEEMLTSQHFRQCKLNELKALKKKHEAFESDLAAHQDRVEQIAAIAQELNTLEYHDSASVNARCQRICDQWDRLGTLTQRRRQALDEAERILEKIDVLHLEFAKRAAPFNNWLDGTREDLVDMFIVHTMEEIQGLMDAHAAFKATLGEADKEYNAIVGLVREVESIVKQFQIPGGLENPYTTLTALDLTKKWSDVRQLVPQRDGTLQAELRKQQNNELLRRQFAEKANAVGPWIERQLDAVTAIGLGLQGTLEDQLHRLKEYEQAVYQYKAHLEELEKIHQAVQEGMIFENRYTQYTMETLRVGWEQLLTSINRNINEVENQILTRDSKGITQEQLNEFRSSFNHFDKNRTGRLAPDEFKSCLVSLGYSIGKDRQGDIDFQRILAIVDPNNSGYVHFDAFLDFMTRESTDTDTAEQVIDSFRILAGDKPYILPDELRRELPPDQAEYCIQRMPPYKGPNGIPGALDYRSFSTALYGESDL from the exons ACATTCACAGCATGGTGTAATTCGCATCTTCGTAAAGCAGGGACCGCCATCGAATCGATCGAGGAAGACTTTAGAAACGGGCTGAAGCTGATGTTGCTGCTCGAGGTGATTTCAGGAGAGACGCTTCCAAAACCGGACAGAGGCAAAATGAGATTCCACAAGATCGCGAACGTGAACAAAGCCCTCGATTACATCGCCAGCAAAGGCGTGAAGCTGGTGTCCATAGGAGCAGAgg AAATCGTGGATGGAAATCTGAAGATGACACTGGGTATGATCTGGACCATCATTCTGAGATTCGCCATTCAGGACATCTCCGTGGAGGAGATGACAGCGAAGGAAGGTCTCCTGCTGTGGTGTCAACGTAAAACAGCACCGTACAAGAACGTGAACGTTCAGAACTTCCACCTGTCGTTCAAGGATGGCTTGGCGTTTTGCGCTCTCATTCATCGTCATCGTCCCGACCTCATCGATTACAATAAACTTAGCAAGGATAATCCTCTAGAGAATTTGAACACTGCCTTTGACGTTGCTGAGAAATATCTCGACATTCCTCGTATGTTAGATCCCGACG ATTTGATCAACACACCCAAGCCAGACGAGCGTGCAATCATGACGTACGTGTCCTGctactaccacgcgttccaaGGTGCTCAGCAGGTCA ATATGCGAACCACAGCAAAGCCTGACGAGAGGGCTGTGATGACCTACGTTTCTTCCTACTACCACTGCTTTAGCGGTGCGCAGAAG GCAGAAACAGCCGCGAATAGAATTTGCAAGGTTCTGAAGGTGAACCAGGAGAATGAGAGGCTCATGGAAGAGTACGAGCGCTTGGCTTCCGATTTGCTGGAGTGGATACGGAGAACTATGCCCTGGCTGGCTAGTCGTCAGACCGATAACTCCCTAGCCGGGTGTCAAAAGAAGCTGGAGGAGTATCGAACGTATCGCCGTAAGCACAAGCCTCCACGAGTGGAGCAGAAGGCCAAACTCGAAACGAACTTCAACACTCTACAAACGAAGTTAAGACTGAGCAATCGACCTGCCTACATGCCAACGGAGGGCAAAATGGTCTCCGACATTAACAAAGCGTGGAAAG GTCTGGAGCTGGCTGAGAAATCGTTCGAAGAATGGCTGTTGTCGGAAATGATGCGTCTCGAACGTCTGGAGCATCTGGCTCAGAAGTTCAAGCACAAAGCCGACGCTCACGAGGAGTGGACCGCAGGAAAGGAAGAGATGCTTACGTCGCAGCACTTCCGACAGTGTAAACTGAACGAGCTGAAGGCCTTGAAGAAGAAACACGAGGCCTTCGAATCCGATCTTGCGGCTCATCAAGATCGCGTGGAACAGATAGCTGCTATCGCTCAGGAACTCAA CACCTTGGAGTATCACGATAGCGCGTCCGTTAACGCCAGATGCCAACGAATCTGCGATCAGTGGGATCGTCTGGGTACCTTAACTCAACGCAGACGTCAAGCGTTGGATGAAGCGGAGCGCATCCTCGAGAAGATCGATGTCTTACATCTGGAATTCGCCAAACGAGCTGCT CCATTCAACAATTGGTTGGACGGAACCCGGGAGGATCTGGTCGACATGTTTATCGTGCATACGATGGAGGAGATTCAGGGATTGATGGATGCTCATGCCGCGTTCAAGGCTACTCTCGGAGAAGCCGATAAAGAGTACAACGCGATCGTAGGATTAGTGCGCGAAGTAGAATCCATTGTTAAACAGTTCCAGATTCCTGGTGGTCTTGAGAATCCGTATACCACCCTCACCGCATTG GACCTCACAAAGAAGTGGAGCGACGTCAGGCAACTCGTGCCACAACGTGACGGTACATTGCAAGCGGAACTTCGCAAACAGCAGA ACAACGAACTACTTCGCCGACAATTCGCTGAGAAGGCTAACGCTGTTGGGCCATGGATAGAGCGTCAGTTAGACGCGGTTACAGCCATTGGTCTTGGTCTTCAG GGTACACTGGAAGATCAGTTGCACCGTCTGAAGGAGTACGAGCAGGCGGTCTACCAATACAAAGCTCACCTTGAAGAACTGGAGAAGATTCACCAAGCTGTCCAGGAAGGCATGATATTCGAGAACCGATACACTCAGTACACGATGGAGACGTTACGAGTCGGCTGGGAACAGCTTCTGACTTCGATAAACCGTAACATTAACGAAGTTGAAAATCAAATTCTTACCAGAGACTCCAAG GGTATTACGCAAGAGCAACTGAACGAATTCCGTAGCAGCTTCAACCACTTCGACAAGAATCGTACGGGCAGATTAGCTCCCGACGAATTCAAATCCTGCCTTGTTTCTCTGGGTTACTCGATTGGAAAGGACAGGCAAGGTGACATCGACTTCCAACGCATTTTGGCTATCGTTGATCCAAATAACTCTGGTTACGTACACTTTGACGCGTTCTTGGACTTTATGACGCGCGAGTCGACGGACACCGACACGGCAGAACAAGTCATCGACAGCTTCCGTATTTTGGCCGGAGACAAG CCGTACATATTGCCAGACGAGTTGAGGAGAGAATTGCCACCCGACCAAGCCGAATACTGCATTCAACGAATGCCTCCTTACAAAGGACCGAACGGAATACCCGGGGCATTAGATTATCGTTCTTTCTCTACCGCCCTGTACGGTGAATCGGATCTGTAA